In a single window of the Pseudobacteriovorax antillogorgiicola genome:
- a CDS encoding gamma carbonic anhydrase family protein, translating to MYLMPGSNLLPYKGKTPKLAEGVFAASGAQLIGDLEVGRDSSFWFNTVARGDCYYIRIGERSNVQDGTVIHVTNSKHASIIGDDVTIGHGAVIHGCEIGNGCLVGMGAIIMDGAKIGERCLIGAGTLVPPGKSYPPESLIKGTPGKAVRALTDDELKFLKTSVDYYLDYKSHYVPHS from the coding sequence ATGTATCTGATGCCAGGATCTAATCTTCTACCTTATAAGGGTAAAACACCGAAGCTTGCCGAAGGGGTGTTTGCAGCCTCTGGTGCGCAACTCATTGGCGACCTGGAAGTCGGTCGAGATAGTAGTTTTTGGTTTAATACCGTAGCACGGGGTGATTGTTACTATATCCGAATCGGTGAGCGAAGTAACGTCCAGGATGGTACCGTGATCCACGTAACTAACAGCAAGCACGCATCGATTATTGGTGATGATGTAACTATTGGTCATGGTGCTGTGATCCATGGCTGTGAAATCGGAAATGGCTGCCTGGTCGGGATGGGCGCTATCATCATGGATGGCGCAAAGATTGGCGAACGGTGTTTGATCGGCGCCGGAACTCTGGTTCCACCTGGCAAGAGTTATCCACCTGAATCCCTAATAAAGGGCACTCCAGGGAAGGCTGTCAGAGCCTTGACCGACGATGAGCTAAAATTCTTGAAGACATCAGTGGACTACTACCTGGATTATAAGAGCCATTATGTTCCCCATTCGTAA
- a CDS encoding excinuclease ABC subunit UvrA yields the protein MSPVHIEEIKITRASEHNLKKLNLSIARGQITVITGVSGSGKSSLAFDTILAESNRRFFYTLSHYTRQFLDLGSRPAIGSISGLSPAIALAQNETQPSVRASVGSLTDISELLGVLFARFGEAHCPKHDQPTSGTSLEQIASQILAQHEGKTIGLSSPFVEQKKGSFKKQLQQFSAKGYTRAYIDGELVSLSSTPELDRESKHDIKVIVDYIKVASSKLKRLHKSLETVIQMGDGVGELFLSDQTGAVKSDFSKFSTKNGCPKCGFAWPKLDSRYFSANSLGRCQECDGLGYQETEDEFETVSCAVCRGTGLRRDLESIRFKGKSPLALQRETIHQLYQFFDQCLQESGIENPAFMRIAEEIRDHLNRLDRVGLGYLHLARRIRSLSGGEAQRVRLAGVLAENLRGVLYVLDEPSQGLSDSELNQLWAAIEKLKSQGNTVIIVDHDETIIRRADWIIDLGPEGGARGGQIMAKFKPSSASDFQNDSLTARYLVQTQSQTTTLEKPRKTDGWLRVIKPRVNNLHLDKVNFPLESFTVVSGVSGAGKSSLVIEALYHNIYRYLSDQPLLACEEIQGLDQIEEVILVDRRPIAKSSVSMPATYLDVFTDLRKFYGKLPDAQIYGLQMRDFSLSVDGGRCPECKGRGVLSLSMKFLADARVTCPICQGQRYKPEVLQVEYRGLNLSQVLDLTIDEAIDHFQTFSRITKRLKPAQELGLGYLKLGQPSSSLSGGESQRLKLVPILFRNMSQGSILIMDEPTTGLHFKDVERLLVQCQKLTEKGVTLIVIEHSAAVKSAADWLVELGPGAAAEGGGLVFEGYRPYN from the coding sequence GATTACGGTGATCACTGGAGTCAGTGGTTCGGGAAAAAGTAGTCTGGCTTTCGACACTATTCTAGCGGAGTCCAATCGGCGTTTTTTTTATACCCTATCTCATTATACAAGGCAGTTTCTAGATTTAGGGTCTCGCCCTGCTATTGGCAGTATTAGTGGCTTGTCTCCGGCGATTGCCTTGGCTCAAAACGAGACTCAACCTTCGGTAAGAGCGTCGGTAGGGTCACTAACTGACATTTCTGAATTGTTAGGGGTGCTTTTTGCTCGGTTTGGCGAAGCGCACTGTCCCAAACACGATCAACCAACAAGCGGGACAAGCCTGGAACAGATTGCCTCGCAGATCTTGGCACAACATGAGGGCAAGACGATCGGACTTTCCTCACCGTTTGTTGAACAAAAGAAGGGTAGTTTTAAGAAGCAGTTGCAGCAATTTTCGGCGAAAGGATATACACGGGCTTATATTGATGGCGAACTTGTATCGCTAAGCTCCACTCCTGAATTAGATCGAGAAAGCAAGCATGACATCAAGGTTATCGTCGACTATATTAAAGTCGCTAGCAGCAAACTCAAACGACTGCACAAATCTCTTGAAACGGTTATTCAAATGGGTGACGGCGTCGGAGAGTTATTTCTTTCTGATCAGACCGGTGCGGTCAAGTCTGATTTTTCGAAGTTCTCCACGAAAAACGGCTGCCCTAAGTGTGGATTCGCATGGCCTAAATTGGATTCTAGGTATTTTTCTGCCAACTCTTTAGGACGTTGTCAGGAATGTGATGGTCTCGGGTATCAAGAAACTGAGGATGAATTTGAAACCGTATCTTGTGCAGTTTGCCGTGGCACGGGACTACGTCGTGACCTAGAATCCATTCGATTCAAGGGAAAATCCCCGCTCGCGTTGCAACGGGAAACCATTCATCAACTATATCAATTTTTTGACCAGTGCTTGCAGGAATCAGGCATTGAAAATCCAGCATTTATGCGAATTGCAGAGGAGATTCGTGATCACCTCAATCGTTTGGATAGGGTTGGCCTTGGTTATCTGCATCTTGCTCGGCGGATTCGGAGCCTTTCTGGTGGAGAAGCCCAGAGGGTGAGGCTAGCAGGAGTTCTGGCTGAGAATTTGAGAGGTGTTCTCTATGTGTTGGACGAGCCAAGCCAAGGTTTGAGCGATAGCGAACTCAATCAGCTATGGGCTGCTATCGAAAAGCTGAAGAGCCAAGGCAATACAGTGATTATCGTCGATCACGACGAAACAATTATCCGTCGCGCTGATTGGATTATTGACTTGGGCCCTGAAGGAGGTGCTCGTGGTGGTCAGATCATGGCTAAGTTTAAACCCAGCAGCGCTAGCGACTTTCAAAATGATTCTCTGACAGCACGCTACCTAGTGCAAACTCAATCTCAAACCACAACATTAGAGAAGCCTAGAAAGACCGATGGCTGGCTCCGTGTGATCAAGCCTAGGGTTAACAATCTTCATCTAGATAAGGTCAATTTCCCTTTAGAGTCATTCACGGTTGTGAGTGGAGTCAGTGGTGCTGGCAAGAGCAGCTTGGTGATTGAGGCCCTCTATCATAATATCTATCGCTATCTTTCCGATCAGCCATTGCTAGCTTGCGAGGAGATCCAGGGTCTCGACCAGATTGAAGAAGTGATTTTAGTTGATCGGCGACCAATTGCAAAATCAAGTGTCAGCATGCCAGCGACTTACCTTGATGTATTTACCGATCTTCGCAAGTTTTATGGAAAGTTACCAGACGCACAGATCTATGGCTTGCAAATGCGGGACTTCTCCTTGTCCGTTGATGGTGGACGGTGCCCAGAGTGCAAAGGGCGCGGCGTTCTTTCGCTAAGCATGAAGTTTTTAGCTGATGCACGTGTGACTTGCCCCATTTGTCAGGGGCAACGCTACAAGCCTGAAGTCTTGCAGGTAGAATATCGTGGCCTCAACTTGTCACAGGTGCTCGACTTAACGATTGACGAAGCCATCGATCACTTTCAAACTTTTTCTCGCATTACCAAGAGGCTTAAACCTGCTCAGGAGCTTGGGCTTGGCTATCTGAAGTTGGGCCAACCAAGCAGTAGTTTGTCAGGAGGTGAATCCCAACGTCTCAAGCTTGTACCAATTCTGTTTAGAAATATGTCTCAGGGCTCAATTTTGATCATGGATGAACCTACCACCGGGTTGCATTTCAAGGACGTTGAACGGCTTCTCGTTCAGTGTCAAAAACTAACAGAGAAGGGTGTTACCTTGATCGTGATCGAACATAGTGCGGCTGTAAAATCCGCTGCCGACTGGCTTGTGGAGCTGGGCCCGGGGGCTGCAGCAGAAGGAGGCGGGTTAGTTTTCGAGGGTTATCGGCCATATAACTAA
- a CDS encoding NAD(P)H-hydrate epimerase, with product MKSHKKSSKSSRRLEAASINNRDSIELPHVGKPIWSVASAKNVDRASISEFKIPSLSLMECAGRKVAVVAAARCRPGQLIVVLAGPGNNGGDALVASRYLHLWGYSVLVIDILNDFKDQTPDRSTQGQSLDELNIRRVSPHDFQSGLPLPSKPLILDGVLGIGIRGSLREGLYKSCLQKASQLNGTVISIDLPSGMDGDCWSGEAPPLPADITVTFGASKAAHRIYPAARYCGETLVFDIGFSKEAVDQSLAKTKHQLWELAPEALARINPWRGLAIDAHKFERGHVLVIGGSSLGFGAPMMAAVSAARAGAGWVSLATPHPVETVMARSPLALTHQNFFKGDHLDIAAISKFVEQRRVKALLIGPGMVTSPFQSGDLETLARLQRQGLSLVLDAGALHQLGERLKPTRLLPEKTLLTPHPGELIKMGLTPDAPKTLADFEQLQETCNNLGVSIFYKSASPVIVSPELPHHFPCYSQANNSLGKAGSGDVLAGICTALALTSLPSWVIAPLAQCHMHYTCQKLQDTGKEIIPEDICSNLGTWDISFRS from the coding sequence GTGAAGTCACACAAAAAATCATCAAAGTCATCGAGAAGGCTGGAGGCAGCGTCGATAAATAACAGGGACAGCATCGAACTGCCTCACGTCGGCAAGCCTATCTGGTCGGTCGCCTCCGCTAAAAACGTTGACCGGGCGAGCATATCTGAATTTAAAATTCCCTCTCTTTCACTTATGGAGTGTGCTGGTCGTAAGGTCGCTGTAGTCGCCGCGGCTCGATGCCGGCCAGGACAACTGATCGTAGTTCTTGCTGGCCCCGGCAACAATGGTGGTGACGCTCTGGTTGCCAGCCGTTACCTTCACCTGTGGGGGTACTCGGTACTGGTAATCGATATTTTGAACGATTTCAAAGATCAAACTCCAGATCGATCGACCCAAGGTCAAAGCCTCGACGAGCTTAATATCCGACGAGTCTCTCCCCATGACTTTCAAAGTGGCCTGCCCCTACCATCAAAGCCTTTGATCTTGGACGGGGTTTTAGGAATTGGCATTCGTGGCTCTCTACGAGAGGGCCTTTATAAATCTTGCCTTCAAAAAGCATCCCAGCTCAACGGAACTGTCATTTCTATCGACCTGCCCTCAGGTATGGACGGCGATTGCTGGTCAGGGGAAGCACCCCCATTACCGGCTGATATTACCGTAACATTCGGCGCCTCCAAGGCTGCGCACAGGATTTATCCTGCAGCTCGTTACTGTGGTGAGACTCTAGTGTTCGACATCGGCTTTTCTAAAGAAGCTGTGGACCAAAGCCTAGCCAAAACCAAGCACCAACTATGGGAGCTTGCCCCTGAAGCACTAGCTAGGATCAACCCTTGGCGGGGGCTAGCAATTGATGCTCATAAGTTCGAGCGCGGCCATGTTCTCGTGATCGGAGGCAGCTCACTTGGGTTCGGGGCTCCGATGATGGCAGCTGTAAGTGCAGCTAGGGCTGGTGCTGGCTGGGTTTCTTTGGCCACTCCCCACCCTGTGGAAACAGTCATGGCCCGAAGCCCACTAGCTCTAACTCACCAGAATTTTTTCAAGGGTGACCATCTCGACATCGCAGCTATTTCAAAATTTGTAGAGCAACGTCGGGTGAAAGCCCTGCTGATTGGACCAGGCATGGTGACGAGCCCGTTTCAAAGTGGCGACCTTGAAACTCTCGCAAGGTTGCAAAGGCAAGGTCTGTCCTTAGTTCTCGACGCTGGAGCGCTTCATCAACTTGGGGAACGACTCAAACCAACTCGGCTGCTTCCCGAAAAAACTCTGCTCACACCCCACCCTGGGGAGTTGATCAAAATGGGTCTTACACCAGATGCCCCTAAAACATTGGCTGATTTTGAACAACTCCAAGAAACCTGCAACAACCTGGGCGTTTCGATTTTCTATAAATCCGCCAGCCCAGTAATAGTGAGTCCGGAGCTGCCTCATCACTTTCCTTGTTATAGCCAGGCCAATAATTCCCTTGGCAAGGCGGGATCTGGTGACGTGCTAGCAGGGATCTGCACAGCCTTGGCTTTGACAAGCCTGCCCTCATGGGTTATTGCTCCATTAGCCCAATGTCACATGCACTACACATGTCAAAAGCTGCAGGATACCGGGAAAGAGATTATTCCAGAAGACATCTGCAGCAACTTGGGCACTTGGGATATTTCGTTCAGGAGCTAG
- a CDS encoding DUF4360 domain-containing protein: protein MRFILIAWASSLLLASCGTKDSKDSNPPVNPNQCGYNSDNICSDDWFNNRDGDPFDPTDPGNQNPFPPIPGEDDDDDHDGKYGPSKSTLRLVSVESFANLKRLSNGNTMNDGRCHVRVDVNGREIRVRVQRTEMKNKQVGLGKSRSCLVNLGLRYRQGYSFSVSRIYMDLLTDLERKANGFFALDYRVQSRGSELEYRKEVYGPERTRHDLKLTPKKNRWSSCQGRENLGLSTYFETNYKNYPRGSAEWQSALQEKNYGNNRFGDLYLEEGEYRIKLKWQRCS, encoded by the coding sequence ATGCGTTTCATCCTAATCGCATGGGCTAGCAGTTTACTATTAGCAAGCTGTGGCACCAAGGATAGCAAAGACTCAAACCCACCCGTAAACCCTAACCAGTGTGGCTATAACTCCGATAACATCTGCTCAGACGACTGGTTCAACAATCGAGATGGCGATCCATTCGACCCTACCGATCCTGGTAACCAAAACCCATTTCCCCCTATCCCTGGTGAAGATGATGATGACGATCATGATGGTAAATACGGACCAAGCAAATCAACTCTTCGACTCGTTTCTGTAGAGTCCTTCGCTAATTTAAAGCGTCTAAGTAATGGTAATACGATGAACGATGGCCGTTGCCATGTTCGTGTTGATGTCAACGGTCGTGAAATCCGTGTTCGAGTCCAGCGAACTGAGATGAAAAACAAGCAAGTTGGCCTTGGTAAGTCTCGTTCATGTCTTGTTAACCTTGGCCTTCGCTATCGTCAAGGTTACAGCTTTTCAGTATCAAGAATCTATATGGATCTCCTCACTGATCTTGAGCGCAAGGCCAATGGTTTCTTTGCTCTTGATTACCGCGTGCAAAGCCGTGGCTCTGAGCTAGAATATCGCAAGGAAGTTTATGGTCCTGAGCGAACTCGTCACGATCTAAAGCTCACACCCAAGAAAAACCGTTGGTCGTCTTGCCAAGGACGTGAGAATCTTGGTCTTTCAACCTACTTTGAGACCAACTATAAAAACTATCCCCGTGGATCAGCAGAGTGGCAATCAGCTTTGCAAGAGAAAAATTATGGTAACAATCGCTTTGGCGACCTATACCTAGAAGAAGGCGAGTATCGTATCAAGCTTAAGTGGCAACGCTGTAGCTAG
- a CDS encoding rhodanese-like domain-containing protein, protein MFPIRKETLVSTVSIPHFEHIIEQAFAVPCSLKPFADDMTLFDITEAYQISWPEFENRLSSIFSLVQNSSCSLDEWQRDQINLKVDIRTENRRQEFPHTEKNLVPMTVDLLKSLVSDSKKGPVLVLGSEDRDGFTGSLYLREMGVTQARYLKGGMANFIRA, encoded by the coding sequence ATGTTCCCCATTCGTAAAGAGACATTGGTTTCTACAGTTTCCATACCTCACTTTGAGCACATCATCGAGCAGGCCTTTGCAGTTCCATGCTCATTGAAGCCCTTCGCTGATGACATGACACTTTTTGATATTACCGAAGCCTATCAGATTTCATGGCCTGAGTTTGAAAATCGACTTAGCTCGATTTTCTCCTTAGTACAAAATTCAAGCTGTTCACTTGATGAATGGCAAAGGGATCAAATAAATCTTAAGGTTGATATCCGAACGGAAAACCGACGTCAGGAGTTCCCACATACTGAAAAAAACTTAGTGCCAATGACAGTTGACCTTTTGAAGTCTTTAGTCTCTGATAGTAAGAAAGGGCCAGTTCTGGTACTGGGTAGCGAGGATCGCGACGGGTTTACAGGGAGTCTGTACCTTAGAGAGATGGGTGTGACGCAAGCGCGGTATCTGAAGGGAGGCATGGCTAACTTCATAAGAGCTTAG